One segment of Eretmochelys imbricata isolate rEreImb1 chromosome 5, rEreImb1.hap1, whole genome shotgun sequence DNA contains the following:
- the HSPB3 gene encoding heat shock protein beta-3 produces the protein MEGVVTRHWLETPVRYQEQFAVQDLEACKLDHSLYALPGPSTAEVRSRHAAKSTATAEKDSTEEGKPSFQVLLDVVQFCPEDIIIQTFEGWLLIKAQHGRRMDEHGFISRSFVRQYKLPNGVKKKDLSALFCHDGILVVEIKSSEGMD, from the coding sequence ATGGAAGGAGTAGTTACAAGACACTGGCTGGAAACTCCTGTACGTTATCAGGAGCAGTTTGCTGTCCAAGATCTGGAAGCATGCAAGTTGGATCACTCTTTATATGCTTTGCCAGGCCCATCCACAGCTGAGGTGAGAAGCAGACATGCAGCAAAAAGTACGGCTACAGCAGAGAAGGACAGCACGGAGGAAGGCAAACCCAGCTTTCAGGTTTTACTGGATGTTGTGCAGTTCTGTCCTGAAGATATCATCATTCAGACTTTTGAAGGCTGGCTCCTGATCAAAGCTCAGCATGGACGTAGGATGGACGAACATGGTTTCATATCCAGAAGCTTTGTTAGACAATACAAATTACCTAATGGAGTCAAGAAAAAAGATTTGTCTGCTCTCTTCTGCCATGATGGCATTTTGGTTGTTGAAATTAAGAGCTCAGAGGGAATGGATTAA